The Onychomys torridus chromosome 4, mOncTor1.1, whole genome shotgun sequence genome includes a window with the following:
- the Prkra gene encoding interferon-inducible double-stranded RNA-dependent protein kinase activator A produces MAERGGAERPGREGVWPALPRRGPASPSLSSCPSSGERQAAIQGGAWQQCRQAPLGIWPTWRGRTQIRTTLDRCAQPSLLAMSHSRHRAEAPPLEREDSGTFSLGKMITAKPGKTPIQVLHEYGMKTKNIPVYECERSDVQIHVPTFTFRVTVGDITCTGEGTSKKLAKHRAAEAAINILKANASICFAVPDPSLPDPAKQPKNQLNPIGSLQELAIHHGWRLPEYTLSQEGGPAHKREYTTICRLESYMETGKGASKKQAKRNAAEKFLAKFSNISPENHISLTNVVEHSLGCTWHSLRNSPGEKINLLKRSLLSLPNTDYIQLLSEIAKEQGFNITYLDIEELSANGQYQCLAELSTSPITVCHGSGISCSNAQSDAAHNALQYLKIIAERK; encoded by the exons ATGGCAGAGAGGGGCGGGGCCGAGAGGCCCGGCAGAGAGGGGGTGTGGCCGGCTCTTCCGCGCCGTGGCCccgcctctccctccctctcctcctgcccctcgtCTGGAGAGCGCCAGGCAGCAATCCAAGGGGGAGCCTGGCAGCAGTGCAGGCAAGCTCCTCTCGGGATCTGGCCGACGTGGAGAGGGAGGACCCAGATCCGCACTACTCTCGATCGCTGTGCCCAGCCGTCCCTTCTCGCCATGTCCCACAGCAGGCATCGCGCCGAGGCCCCGCCGCTGGAGCGGGAGGACAGCGGGACCTTCAG TTTGGGCAAGATGATAACAGCCAAGCCTGGGAAAACACCGATTCAGGTATTACACGAATACGGCATGAAGACCAAGAACATACCAGTTTACGAATGTGAAAGATCCGATGTGCAAATACACGTGCCCACTTTCACCTTCAGAGTAACCGTTGGTGATATAACTTGCACAG GTGAAGGCACAAGTAAGAAGCTGGCGAAGCACAGAGCCGCAGAGGCCgccataaacattttaaaagccaatGCAAGTATTTG CTTTGCAGTTCCTGACCCTTCACTGCCTGATCCAGCCAAACAGCCAAAGAACCAGCTGAATCCAATCGGCTCATTACAG GAATTGGCTATTCACCACGGCTGGCGACTTCCCGAATACACCCTTTCCCAGGAAGGAGGACCTGCTCACAAGAGGGAATATACCACAATTTGCAGGCTAGAGTCATACATGGAAACTG gaAAGGGTGCATCAAAAAAACAAGCCAAGAGAAATGCTGCTGAGAAATTTCTCGCcaaatttagtaatatttctccagagaaccacattTCTCTA ACAAATGTGGTCGAACATTCCCTAGGATGTACTTGGCACTCATTGAGGAATTCCCCCGGTGAAAAGATCAACTTACTGAAAAGAAGCCTGCTCAGTCTCCCAAACACAGACTACATCCAGCTGCTAAGTGAGATTGCCAAGGAGCAGGGTTTTAACATAACATATTTGGATATAG AGGAACTGAGTGCTAATGGACAGTATCAGTGTCTCGCGGAACTGTCCACTAGTCCTATCACCGTGTGTCATGGTTCGGGCATCTCCTGTAGCAATGCACAGAGTGACGCTGCTCATAATGCTCTGCAGTATTTAAAGATAATAGCAGAAAGAAAGTAG